The following coding sequences are from one Trichoplusia ni isolate ovarian cell line Hi5 chromosome 15, tn1, whole genome shotgun sequence window:
- the LOC113501471 gene encoding WD repeat-containing protein 55 homolog, whose amino-acid sequence MTLHFKEFDKNSSDEDDSSSYDDSSEDEALSGNNGSDGNDMSEDEVEEQEDQIEDDDDDADDDDVVKAIKAEKNKQRDHPPAISCEDFIVDISLHPSKNLIAIANIVGDVLLYEYNNEETKLVNTLELHLKACRDVEFDDEGSTLYSTAKDKVIMAVDVETGKLKKCYENAHDEPVYRLLNLGNNKIITGDDGGTVKLWDLRKPDPVFTLKIGEEHVADLITNDAQKYLVCAGGDGVLTSIDLKASKIYTTSEEYDAEITCLGLFRSDTKLLAASSRGKFYLFNWKEFGFHSDEYVGQKHAVQCMVPITQNIVVTSGEDGILRAAHMFPQRQLGVVGQHRLPVEHLDISHDGQFIASCSHDNDVKFWNISYFETIDSIIDVNHKQNKKRDLSNNLPSSSLKNASDFFSGLV is encoded by the exons ATGACATTACATTTCAaagaatttgataaaaattcaTCAGATGAAGATGATTCCTCAAGTTACGATGATTCCAGCGAAGATGAAGCTTTGTCTGGCAATAATG GTTCTGATGGTAATGATATGAGTGAAGACGAAGTTGAGGAACAAGAAGATCAAATCgaagacgatgatgatgatgcagaTGATGACGATGTAGTTAAAGCTAttaaagcagaaaaaaataaacaacgcGACCATCCTCCAGCTATATCATGTGAAGATTTCATTGTTGATATATCACTGCATCCTTCTAAGAATTTGATTGCAATAGCTAATATAGTTGGAGATGTTTTGCTGTATGAATACAATAATGAAGAGACAAAACTTGTTAATACATTAGAATTACACTTAAAAGCATGCAGAGATGTGGAATTTGATGACGAAGGGAGCACGTTATACTCAACAGCCAAA GATAAAGTTATTATGGCTGTTGATGTTGAGACTGGAAAGCTGAAGAAATGTTATGAAAATGCACATGATGAGCCTGTGTACAGATTATTAAACCTaggcaataataaaattataactg GTGATGATGGGGGAACTGTTAAACTGTGGGACCTAAGAAAGCCAGATCCagtgtttactttaaaaattggTGAAGAACATGTTGCAGACTTGATAACCAATGATGCTCAGAAATACTTAGTATGTGCTGGAGGAGATGGTGTTCTAACTTCTATAGATCTTAAAGCAag caaaatttaTACCACATCTGAAGAATATGATGCAGAGATAACCTGCTTAGGTCTGTTTAGATCTGATACTAAACTACTTGCAGCTTCATCAAGAGGAAAGTTCTACTTATTCAATTGGAAGGAGTTTGGTTTTCATAGTGATGAATATGTTGGACAAAAGCATGCTGTTCAATGCATGGTCCCTATTACACAGAATATTGTGGTGACTTCAGGTGAAGATGGCATATTGAGAGCTGCTCATATGTTCCCTCAACGCCAGTTAGGTGTAGTGGGTCAACACAGGCTACCTGTCGAACATCTCGACATAAGTCATGATGGGCAGTTTATTGCTTCATGCTCACATGATAATGATGTCAAGTTTTGGAATATatcatattttgaaacaattgatTCAATTATAGATGTTAATcacaaacagaacaaaaaaCGGGACTTGAGCAATAACTTGCCATCAAGTAGTCTAAAAAA